From Humisphaera borealis, the proteins below share one genomic window:
- a CDS encoding ISAs1 family transposase: protein MKDVSHGVHEEFDADHGRLDTRKVWVMDEVHWLGDLCQQWPGLAGVIAVERKREVLAGKSSVERHYFISSVAGTDARAMAAAIRGHWAIENKLHWQLDVSFREDERRIRKGYGAENYSRLCRLTLNLLKRDRSIKNGIHGKRLKAGWDEHYLLRLLTT from the coding sequence ATGAAGGACGTGAGCCACGGCGTCCACGAGGAGTTCGACGCCGACCACGGCCGGCTGGACACCCGCAAAGTGTGGGTGATGGACGAAGTGCACTGGCTCGGCGACCTATGTCAGCAGTGGCCGGGACTGGCCGGCGTGATCGCGGTCGAACGCAAGCGGGAGGTGCTTGCCGGCAAGAGCAGCGTCGAGCGGCATTACTTCATCAGCAGCGTCGCAGGGACCGACGCCAGGGCGATGGCGGCGGCGATCCGCGGCCACTGGGCCATCGAGAACAAGCTGCACTGGCAACTGGACGTGAGCTTCCGCGAGGACGAGCGGCGGATCCGCAAAGGCTATGGTGCGGAGAACTACTCCCGGTTGTGCCGGCTGACGCTCAATCTTCTCAAGCGGGACAGGAGCATCAAAAACGGGATCCACGGGAAACGGTTAAAGGCAGGTTGGGACGAGCACTACCTGCTCCGTCTGCTAACGACCTGA
- a CDS encoding ISAs1 family transposase translates to MDGPATSGTLRAFSNLPDPRGCNVIHKLHDILVISVCAVICGADGWVDVELYGKSKLSWLRTFLDLPHGIPSHDTFGRVFAKLHPDAFEQCFNAWVGAIAQSAGGRLIAIDGKAIRRSFEHAWARNNMTHMVSAFVDAHRMVFGQVAVDDKSNEIEAIPRLLGLLDIQDATVTIDAAGCQTQIARQIVDAGGNYVLSVKENQPRTRLRLVRRCTRRSGSCWTKRSWAA, encoded by the coding sequence ATGGATGGCCCTGCGACCAGTGGTACCCTGCGCGCGTTTTCCAACCTCCCCGATCCTCGCGGCTGCAACGTGATTCACAAACTCCACGACATCCTCGTCATCTCCGTCTGCGCCGTCATCTGCGGTGCCGACGGCTGGGTCGACGTTGAACTCTATGGCAAGAGCAAGCTCTCCTGGCTGCGAACCTTCCTGGATCTTCCCCACGGCATCCCGTCTCACGACACCTTCGGTCGCGTCTTCGCCAAGCTCCATCCCGACGCCTTCGAGCAGTGTTTCAACGCCTGGGTCGGCGCGATCGCACAGTCCGCCGGCGGACGACTGATCGCGATCGACGGCAAGGCCATCCGCCGGTCCTTCGAACACGCCTGGGCCAGGAACAACATGACCCACATGGTCAGCGCGTTCGTCGACGCCCACCGGATGGTCTTCGGCCAGGTCGCCGTGGATGACAAGAGCAATGAGATCGAGGCGATCCCGCGGCTTTTGGGCCTGTTAGACATTCAGGACGCGACGGTGACGATCGATGCCGCCGGCTGCCAGACGCAGATCGCCAGACAGATCGTCGATGCCGGCGGCAACTACGTGCTGTCGGTGAAGGAGAACCAGCCGAGGACCAGGCTTCGCCTCGTCCGACGCTGCACGCGAAGGTCAGGAAGCTGCTGGACGAAGCGATCCTGGGCGGCATGA
- a CDS encoding DUF1275 family protein → MLSAGAYSFRLKSRLAISLSWIAGYTNVIAFIMCGGIVVSHVTGNVTHFGLAVAETGFSVASALQQVAFFGFLVLAFFAGAVASGVMTEGARRRGIASKYMLPMAVEALLLVALAIGIELHYTGFLPASNRSTFYVLSGLASLAMGLQNATITRISGAVIRTTHLTGVVTDLGLESVQYILWAWDRTHRPLRNGRVNGTARPSSRLGRVWRLSSRHASFQRLLLLASIFGSFLFGVIAGSVIFYLFPTRALLAPVSFLLWIIYVDWRKPIADVKELDLTADTEFGGSEGVKAMLPGGVGIYRLTHHRRDAQHHAPDFLAWVDRLPRQWRVVILAVSPLTHFDADSAMNLLAAAQKLRSQHRELILCGVRAVQYKALDRHGLVEELGHDLFTPDIEFAIARAINALEALGGEPAVT, encoded by the coding sequence ATGCTCTCTGCCGGTGCTTACAGTTTCCGTCTCAAGAGCCGACTCGCGATCAGTCTCTCCTGGATCGCCGGCTACACCAATGTCATCGCGTTCATTATGTGCGGCGGAATCGTCGTGTCGCACGTCACGGGGAACGTCACCCATTTCGGCCTGGCGGTTGCCGAAACCGGGTTCAGCGTCGCCAGCGCACTGCAGCAGGTGGCGTTCTTCGGGTTCCTTGTCCTGGCTTTCTTCGCCGGTGCGGTCGCCTCGGGCGTGATGACCGAAGGCGCACGGCGGCGCGGTATTGCGTCGAAGTACATGCTGCCCATGGCGGTCGAAGCCCTGCTGCTGGTCGCATTGGCGATCGGCATCGAACTGCACTACACCGGCTTCCTCCCGGCTTCCAACCGCTCGACGTTCTACGTGCTCAGCGGCCTGGCCTCGCTGGCCATGGGGCTCCAGAACGCCACCATCACCCGCATCAGCGGGGCCGTCATCCGAACGACCCACCTGACCGGCGTCGTCACCGACCTGGGGCTCGAGAGCGTGCAATACATCCTCTGGGCGTGGGATCGAACCCATCGGCCTTTAAGGAACGGCCGGGTCAACGGCACCGCCAGGCCGTCGTCGCGGCTCGGTCGGGTCTGGCGGCTCTCCAGCCGGCACGCCAGCTTCCAGCGACTGCTGCTGCTGGCGAGCATCTTCGGGTCGTTCCTGTTCGGTGTGATCGCCGGGAGCGTGATCTTTTACTTGTTCCCGACCCGTGCCCTGCTCGCGCCTGTCTCGTTCCTGCTCTGGATCATCTACGTCGACTGGCGCAAGCCCATCGCCGACGTGAAGGAACTGGATCTCACGGCCGACACCGAGTTCGGCGGCAGCGAAGGGGTCAAGGCGATGCTCCCCGGAGGGGTCGGCATCTACCGCCTGACCCACCACCGCCGCGACGCCCAGCATCATGCCCCCGACTTCCTGGCATGGGTCGATCGGCTGCCCAGGCAATGGCGGGTGGTGATCCTGGCCGTCAGTCCGCTCACCCACTTCGACGCCGACAGCGCCATGAACCTGCTGGCCGCGGCGCAAAAACTGCGATCGCAGCACCGCGAGCTGATCCTGTGCGGCGTCCGCGCCGTGCAGTACAAGGCGCTCGACCGTCACGGCCTGGTCGAAGAACTGGGCCATGACCTGTTCACACCCGATATCGAGTTCGCGATCGCCCGGGCGATCAACGCACTGGAAGCGCTGGGTGGCGAACCAGCAGTCACCTGA
- a CDS encoding efflux RND transporter periplasmic adaptor subunit, with amino-acid sequence MTPGRLIGSIALVLSVVLLGAALAVWKYTSIQAAAEVTMPEPAESVAAAIAATQPHQRSTTVIGTMMALRSVSLKNEIAGTVRQVNLAPGKIVEKDDLLVAMDVSVEQAELNAAEAQSKLAEAMLVRIKNMNDSLAASATELDKARAERDVALAQIAKAKAVIARRTILAPFRAKIGLSDVHVGQYLEEGTLLTTLQGVDESVHVDFYVPQRYAAGLKQGDRVEIIAQASETPIPATIVATDARVDPTTRNAAVRALIADASKAPSPGSSVRVRVFVGPQTDAVFVPASALRKGPAGDHVFVLVTDDKGVTRAKTRPVQSGDMMGDAVMIRKGLVAGERVAAAGSFKLRESAMVIVVPDVPGSGPATLPATVPTTLPTAEVR; translated from the coding sequence ATGACTCCTGGCCGACTGATCGGATCGATCGCGCTGGTATTGAGCGTCGTCCTCCTGGGCGCCGCTCTTGCCGTGTGGAAGTACACCTCGATCCAGGCTGCTGCCGAGGTGACCATGCCCGAGCCGGCCGAGTCCGTCGCCGCCGCCATCGCCGCCACGCAACCGCACCAGCGGTCCACGACGGTCATTGGCACGATGATGGCGCTGCGATCGGTATCGCTTAAGAATGAGATCGCCGGCACGGTCCGCCAGGTCAACTTGGCACCGGGTAAGATCGTCGAAAAGGACGACTTGTTGGTCGCAATGGACGTGTCGGTCGAGCAGGCGGAGCTGAACGCCGCCGAGGCCCAGTCGAAGCTCGCCGAGGCGATGCTCGTGCGTATCAAGAACATGAATGACTCGCTCGCCGCCAGCGCCACGGAGCTGGACAAGGCCCGCGCCGAACGTGACGTCGCCCTGGCGCAGATCGCCAAGGCCAAGGCGGTCATCGCGCGGCGGACGATCCTCGCGCCGTTCCGGGCGAAAATCGGTTTGTCGGACGTCCACGTGGGGCAGTACCTGGAGGAAGGGACGTTGCTGACCACGCTCCAAGGGGTGGACGAATCGGTTCACGTAGACTTCTACGTCCCCCAGCGCTACGCAGCCGGGCTGAAACAAGGTGATCGTGTCGAAATCATCGCGCAGGCAAGCGAAACACCGATCCCCGCGACGATCGTAGCGACGGACGCCCGGGTGGACCCGACGACGCGAAACGCCGCCGTTAGAGCTCTGATCGCCGACGCGTCGAAGGCGCCATCGCCGGGCTCGTCGGTCCGGGTCCGCGTCTTTGTGGGGCCGCAGACCGATGCCGTCTTTGTCCCCGCCAGCGCGCTGCGAAAGGGTCCGGCCGGAGACCACGTGTTCGTCCTGGTGACCGATGACAAAGGCGTCACCCGCGCCAAGACGCGCCCGGTCCAGAGCGGCGACATGATGGGAGATGCCGTCATGATCCGCAAAGGGCTCGTCGCCGGTGAACGGGTGGCGGCGGCGGGATCGTTCAAGCTTCGCGAATCGGCAATGGTCATCGTCGTGCCCGATGTCCCCGGAAGCGGCCCGGCCACTCTGCCGGCCACCGTGCCCACTACGCTCCCGACGGCTGAAGTTCGCTGA
- the trhA gene encoding PAQR family membrane homeostasis protein TrhA → MPSDPSSPRGVRRWIKDPFCGLSHALGAVLALVGLIVLLGLSRGTAWEIIAVSVYGTSLILVYTASALAHSIHCSPRMAWRLDQFDYMAIFLLIAGTYTPICLGPLWGPWGWTLLTIEWVLAAIGIASVMLMKEQRGLLRVCVYCLMGWLVFTATGPLLEAMPTSAWIWLLAGGACYTVGAIVFVTRKPLLWPGRFDYHDLWHVLALSGSTCHFFLVRTFVG, encoded by the coding sequence GTGCCTTCCGATCCCAGTTCCCCCCGTGGCGTTCGCCGATGGATCAAAGACCCTTTCTGCGGGCTGTCTCACGCATTGGGCGCGGTGCTGGCACTTGTCGGGCTGATTGTCCTGCTGGGGCTTAGCCGGGGAACGGCGTGGGAAATCATCGCCGTGTCGGTCTACGGCACGAGCCTGATCCTGGTTTACACGGCCAGCGCGCTCGCTCATTCCATCCACTGTTCGCCGCGGATGGCGTGGCGACTCGATCAATTCGACTACATGGCGATCTTCCTGCTGATCGCCGGCACTTATACGCCGATCTGCCTCGGGCCCCTGTGGGGGCCCTGGGGCTGGACGCTGCTGACCATCGAATGGGTACTCGCGGCGATTGGCATCGCCAGCGTAATGCTCATGAAGGAGCAGAGGGGCCTGCTTCGGGTATGTGTCTATTGCCTGATGGGCTGGCTCGTCTTCACCGCGACTGGCCCGCTGCTGGAAGCGATGCCTACTTCTGCGTGGATCTGGCTTCTGGCCGGCGGGGCGTGCTACACAGTGGGCGCAATCGTTTTTGTCACGCGCAAGCCCCTCCTGTGGCCGGGCCGGTTTGATTACCACGACCTCTGGCACGTGCTGGCGCTGTCGGGCAGCACCTGCCATTTCTTCCTGGTGCGAACGTTTGTGGGGTAA
- a CDS encoding IS3 family transposase (programmed frameshift) → MAMRRRKFTREFKLGAVKLVHQQGRSVMQAAKDLGVDPKCIREWIEKYTADPDSASPAAMAKELQQLRTENARLRMEREILKKATAFLCQPAGVRFAFIASTLDDYPLAACCRVLSVTRSGFYAWRCRADSERQRRRQELLVRIRDVHEANRQVYGSPRIYQVLKSEGQSVCENTVAAIMKQAQIRAKGRRRFVPRTTDSGHGQPVATNVLDRQFAAEGPDRKWVADITYVETAEGWLYLAGVLDLYSRKIVGWSMTQHMRTELVAEALQMAIAQRQPCKGLLHHSDRGVQYASEDYQHLLQSHGMVVSMSDPGECWDNATMESFWSTLKSELMEGTRYATRAEARQSIFEYIEVFYNRKRLHSTLGYQSPESFEASRS, encoded by the exons CTGGCCATGCGTCGTAGGAAGTTCACTCGTGAGTTCAAGCTGGGTGCCGTCAAGCTGGTGCACCAGCAGGGCCGATCGGTAATGCAGGCGGCTAAGGACCTCGGCGTCGATCCCAAGTGCATCCGCGAATGGATCGAGAAGTACACGGCCGATCCCGACTCGGCCTCGCCGGCGGCGATGGCCAAAGAGCTGCAGCAGCTGCGCACCGAAAACGCGCGTTTGCGAATGGAGCGTGAGATCCTAAAAAAAGCGACGGCGT TTCTTTGCCAGCCAGCAGGAGTGAGGTTCGCCTTCATTGCCAGCACGCTCGACGACTATCCGCTGGCAGCGTGTTGCCGGGTGTTGTCGGTCACGCGCTCGGGCTTCTACGCCTGGAGGTGTCGTGCCGACAGCGAGCGACAGCGTCGGCGTCAGGAACTGCTCGTGCGGATCCGCGACGTGCACGAGGCCAACCGCCAGGTGTACGGCAGCCCGCGGATCTACCAGGTGCTCAAAAGCGAGGGTCAAAGCGTGTGTGAGAACACGGTCGCTGCCATCATGAAGCAGGCGCAGATCCGAGCCAAAGGTCGGCGTCGTTTCGTGCCGCGTACGACCGACAGCGGGCACGGGCAGCCGGTGGCGACGAACGTACTGGACCGGCAGTTCGCCGCCGAGGGTCCGGACCGCAAGTGGGTGGCGGACATCACCTACGTCGAAACCGCTGAGGGCTGGCTTTACCTGGCGGGCGTGCTGGATCTGTACTCGCGGAAGATCGTCGGCTGGTCGATGACGCAGCACATGCGTACGGAGCTGGTGGCCGAGGCGTTGCAGATGGCGATCGCGCAGCGGCAGCCTTGCAAGGGCCTGCTGCACCATAGCGACCGAGGAGTACAGTACGCGTCGGAGGACTACCAGCATTTGTTACAATCGCACGGGATGGTGGTGAGCATGAGCGATCCGGGCGAGTGCTGGGACAATGCGACGATGGAGAGCTTCTGGAGCACGCTCAAGAGCGAGCTGATGGAAGGGACGAGGTATGCGACGCGGGCGGAGGCCCGGCAGTCGATCTTTGAGTACATCGAGGTGTTCTACAATCGAAAGCGGCTGCATAGCACGTTAGGCTATCAGAGCCCCGAATCGTTCGAGGCGAGCCGCAGTTAA